The Phycisphaerales bacterium AB-hyl4 DNA segment CGTCATGGCGGCGACGCCGGCTTTGGCGGCCGCGTAATTGCTCTGGCCGAAGAACCCGACCGCTGCAGCGATTGAGGCGATGCTGACGATCCGCCCGCCCTCTTCCATACGATCGATCACTGCCTTGCAGGCCCGGAACACGCCGGTGAGGTTGGTGTCGATCACCGTCTGCCATTCGTCTTCGCTCATCTTCCGGAGAGTGCGGTCACGCAGAATGGCTGCGTTGTTCACGAGGATGTGCAGCGACCCGAAATGACGCTGCGCCTGCTCCGCGAGCTGCTCGAGTTGCCCGAGGTCGCGCACGTCGGCCGGCAGGGCGAGCGCCCGGTCGTCGCCCAGCTCGGCCACGAGACGGTCCGCGTCCTGCTTCGACTGGCCTGCCACGTCAGGAAAGTAATTCACGACCACATTTGCGCCGGCCTGATGCAGTCGGCGACTTGTCGCGGCGCCGAGCCCCTGGCTGGCGCCGGTGATGATGGCGGTCTGGTTAGACAGGTCAAGCGGGATCATGGTCGACTCCTGGAGGGGGCAGAGGGGGCGGCACTGTGATGGGCGGCCGCTTCGTCCTGGATAAAGAGGCACAGAAAGCGGGCCGGCGTTTTGCTGACCACGCGCGTGGTGTGGACCTGCCGGGGGTTGAAATAAAGTGCGTCGCCCGGCCGAAGCACCAGTTCGTCGTTGCCAACGGTAAACGCCAGTCGGCCGGCGAGCATGTAGATGAACTCCTGCCCGCCGTGGCGAAACTCACCGACCGGATCGCCCGGCTGAATGGTCAGCAGGAACGGCTCGGCCCGCTTGCGAGGCATCTCCGGCGCCAGCGCCTCATAGGCGTAGCCGAACCGCGAGCCATCGCGCGTGATGATCGGGCCCGCGCCCTTGCGCGTCAGCACATACGGCGGATCGACACCCGGCTCACTGAAAAACTCGGCCAGGGGTAGGTGTAATGCCTCGGCAATGCGCAGCAGCGTGGAGATCGGCGCGGAGACCTGCCCCGTTTCAATCTTGGATAACGTGCTCTTGGACAGGTCGGCTTCCGCCGCCAGGGCAGTGAGGGTCAGTCCCGCGTGTTCGCGGAGGGTTCGAATGTTGCTGCCGATGATCCGTTCGTCCATAAGAAACAATGTATCAGGAGAAGACACAAGGGGGAAGAGCCTCGACGACTACGAGGAGATGCTGGCTGAACGCTGGTTCGGTCGATCAGATGCTGATTGTGACTTATCCGGGTGCCTGTCCCAGGCTGATTGAGCGGTTCCGTGAAGCGGACGATCCTGAGTTTGTGAAAAGAGCAACAAGGGAGTTTCATTTTGTCGACAAAAACAGTACTATTTGACCGTTAATATGAAACAGTCATTACAACGTGAGCAGGCTTACCGTCATCTACGATCGCTGTTGCCGCATAGCGGGGCAACGGTCAATTTCTGTGGATGAACCCATGATCAGGCGGCGGCTTGTTTCTCTCCATCAGTGAAAAGGATGCCGGCGATCACGTCGCCGATCAACTCGTGACCGTTCAGTCGACGGAAGCGCTTCTCCGCCGACTCGGCCAGTTAGAAGACCATCGTGAGCGTGGCGACGAGTACCCTGGCGGAGGATGGCGGTGAGCGGATCGTCGCTGGCGGGATCGGGCGACGTTGGAAACGCAAACGATTCGGTGGTAGCGTCTGTCATGGTGGCGTACTCCTGCCCGTGTCGGGCCTTGTGGATGCTTGCAACACATCCAAGGTACGCCGCCTTTTTCATTTCCTCATCCACAGCTTTTCGTTATAGCCCCGCATGGCGGGATGCGGCCGGGCATTCGGCTGGGCGAGGCAGAGTGGGCCGAGCGGCTGTCGGTACATCGTGGCGCGTTGCGGGAAGCCTTGGTGTTGCTGGCGCATGAGGGCCTGCTGACGCCGGGAGCCCGCGGGGCGGTTATTTCGTGCCGGTCCTTGAGCAGGCGGACCTAGCCGAAGTGATGGAACTGCGCCTGACGCTGGAGCTTCGCGCGTTGCGTCGGTTGGCGCGGTCGGATAAAGCAACTTCTTTTCTGTAAATCGCCGTTCCTAGGGCGGGTCATCAGGCTTCCATGGTGAGGTAGGCGCGGGCGGTTTCCCAATCGTCGCTGATCTTACTGAGCACGGCGGAGGCCAGTCGCAACAGGGACGCCTCGTTGGGGAACAGCGTGGCAACGCGGGTTCGACGCAGGATCTCCTTGTTCAGGCGTTCGAGGCTGTTGGTGGTGCGCAGGCGTTTACGATGGCCCGCACCGCCTCAGCCGCGGCGGCGACGGTGCAACGCTCGTGCGTCACCAGGCGAGCCGCCTGCTGCTTGAACGCGTCGGTATATCGACGACGCGACGGCGCAATCGACTGCTGATCATCGGGGATGCGGGGGATGGATTGACTCATTGCGGACTCCATTGTGCCGGGCATCTTCCCGGCTCCCCCCGGATCCGCCAGTCGTGGGCCAACGCAGCTCAACTCCACCGACAGCGGTATGGCCTGCCAGCAGACTATTTGCGCGCCATACCGCCGGATCCGTCAGCCGCGGAGGTAGAAGAGGCCAAGGCCGCTATGAAGCGGCTCACAGTCGGTTGTGCAATTGTGGACCTGTGTCATTACCAAACCCGCCAGAACCAAACCCGCCAGAAGAACTGACCTGCGAATCAGACAAAGGTATCACAGATCCGCCTCGCGTTGCACCTGATGAACTATCTCATACACGTGCCTTTGATAAGGCTCAAAATTGTCTTTCAGCAATCCGCCTTCAACTTGCAACGTTCTGTCTTCGAACAATACATTCACCGATCGTATCTCGCCCAAATCGGACAGATCAATGGCCGCGCCGATTGCTTCGGCACGGATGTTAACGGCCATCACGTACGTTTTGCCTTGGTGCCTTCGCGCTGTAGACAGAATTGTTGAAGGATACACGCCATAATTGTCAATTGTGTCGCCCGAAAAGATGATTGGCGTCAACTGCTGTATCTCTTCGTTGAGCTGTTTATACGCATACCAGTGCTGACGACCAATTACCTGGCCGTAGAAGTACTTCAGGCCGCTAACACCCTTGATGACATTCGCATAGGTCTGTGCCACTTGCTCGCCGGCTGACGCTTCACGATGATGATTATTGAGGTTGTTCCCCACAATGTAATTCCACGTGGGTGTTCGCATCTGCGATGAAATCTCCTCCATCACGTCAACATAATGGAGAGTCTGCTCTATCGTTCTTCCTTCGACCGAGGTCAAATAATAGTCCAGCGACAATATGTCTCCCGGCAATCCCGCGTAACAACTTACCGGGCCAAACTGCGTATAATTCACATAGACAGGGCGGTACGGATCGAGTTCCCTCACCTTCTGCACGGCCTCTGCAACCATTTCGGGCGTTACACCATAGCTGCCCTTGATCTCCGGTTCATCGGCAGGCATCCACGCAAGCAAGGAGGCCTCATCCTTCCATTTCAATATCTGCCGCTCGAGTTCCTCGTGATTTGCGATGAGGGGCCCGTCTCCCGCGTCGTACGCATAAGATGTCCAGAATGCAATCACTTTCAGGCCGTGCCTGTCCGCCGACTCAAAAACGGCGCGCCAGATGCGATCAGACCACTCCCACCCAACATTGGCTCCGACGTGAAGCGTCTTGAAACCATGTTCCGCCCACCAGGCCATTTGCCGATCAATCACTTTGTCGTATTCGCCATAAGGATGCCCGTTAGGAACATGAAAGACCTGAAGTGGCGCAAACACATAAAACGGCTCACCGTCCACGAGCACAACGCGCCTGACACGGTCTATCTTGACTTCAGTCGGAGCGGGTTCGAGTTTTACAACCACGTCGTCCGCTGACGCCACTACTTCTCCGTTGTCATCCAAAAGCGTCATCACAAACTCATACTGCCCCACTGGAATGTCATGCAGAGACACCTTTAGAATCTGATCCCTGTGGTCGGTTCGCACATCAGCTTCTTTAATTACATCGTCATCGTTCTTCAATTGCCATCTAATGACGGTTTTTTTCAATACATCATCCGCAAACCCCAGCCGCGCATGAAGATATGCGTGCTCTTCGTCCGTGTAATATGACCGGTCGGCGATTGCACGCATGGAGGAATCCACCGTTACACGCCTACGAACCTCGCGCAGCAACTTATTGCCTGAAGCATCGAGCACGGCTACTTTTACAGCAACATCGTCAGCTATCTGCGGGATTGACGCGGGAATCATCGAGGCATCAAGCTCGACTCGTTCGTTCCACATCGGCTCATCCATTCTTTCGCCGAGCATCGGCGCCTTGTCGACACGTAAAAGCGTATACTCGGGCACTTCGTCGCTTTCAGCCGCTGTCGATCTCGTTTGGTCCAGCGGGTTCGGTCGATAGGGCGTCGCTTCCGTACCCTCTTCAAGTTGAACGGCATCAACCCATAGATAGCCCTCGCCTTGCGGCGTGATACTGACACGCAATCGGCGGACATCAAGCTTGGGCACGTGAAGGCTG contains these protein-coding regions:
- a CDS encoding 3-oxoacyl-ACP reductase family protein, whose product is MIPLDLSNQTAIITGASQGLGAATSRRLHQAGANVVVNYFPDVAGQSKQDADRLVAELGDDRALALPADVRDLGQLEQLAEQAQRHFGSLHILVNNAAILRDRTLRKMSEDEWQTVIDTNLTGVFRACKAVIDRMEEGGRIVSIASIAAAVGFFGQSNYAAAKAGVAAMTRVLSRELASRQITVNAVAPGVVLTAMGKSIPEEVRQQMINQVPLRRFGEPDDIANTIAFLCSDLASYITGQTLHVNGGWWG
- a CDS encoding transposase, which gives rise to MRTTNSLERLNKEILRRTRVATLFPNEASLLRLASAVLSKISDDWETARAYLTMEA
- a CDS encoding helix-turn-helix domain-containing protein, with protein sequence MDERIIGSNIRTLREHAGLTLTALAAEADLSKSTLSKIETGQVSAPISTLLRIAEALHLPLAEFFSEPGVDPPYVLTRKGAGPIITRDGSRFGYAYEALAPEMPRKRAEPFLLTIQPGDPVGEFRHGGQEFIYMLAGRLAFTVGNDELVLRPGDALYFNPRQVHTTRVVSKTPARFLCLFIQDEAAAHHSAAPSAPSRSRP